One genomic region from SAR324 cluster bacterium encodes:
- a CDS encoding VWA domain-containing protein: MENTIARFAKMLRASGVMVSPAETVDCVQALPWINLFDSNQFHTTLKAFFVKSPKDSVRFDRCFELFFSHQDPVETLSEMDKIQETESDRPIEFAEQWKQEWENRDSWLSPEEDTAREISDFILHGSEGILERIDQLRMGETQGSSGKLPASGIMILGQKLRIWRSIDQIRGQLHHFFDQKVEEYPDIQPEILRSRERYDRQLKMLDRMLYGETTTLSDHPRIYRSPVMPHATEHQRSLVDLYRTDQEKLLELMNHLIRKITTAQALRQRRKKHGNIDIKKTFRHSMRFGGIPIKLHYHAPKKHKGDLVILCDVSGSMFGVVQVTLSLIYALSSQFRRIRSFVFSDNMEEITDYFHGFSWEQSLHAIMDAKPLKQPGQSDYGQAFRDFEQNHMELIGSRTTVMILGDARNNGNMTEHHILEKIYKKARRVIWLNPESSRLWNSGDSEVNTYLHYCTEFRECRTFEQLEEFVESLR, translated from the coding sequence ATGGAAAACACCATTGCCCGCTTCGCCAAAATGCTCAGGGCCTCCGGAGTCATGGTCAGCCCGGCTGAAACCGTGGATTGCGTCCAGGCCCTGCCTTGGATCAACCTGTTTGACAGCAACCAGTTTCACACCACATTGAAAGCTTTTTTTGTCAAATCCCCCAAAGATTCTGTCAGGTTTGACCGCTGTTTTGAATTGTTTTTCAGCCATCAGGACCCTGTAGAAACATTGTCCGAAATGGATAAAATACAGGAAACAGAATCTGACCGCCCGATTGAATTCGCTGAACAATGGAAACAGGAATGGGAAAACCGGGATAGCTGGCTCTCGCCGGAAGAAGACACCGCACGCGAAATCTCGGATTTTATCTTGCATGGCAGCGAAGGCATTCTTGAACGGATTGATCAGTTGCGCATGGGAGAAACCCAGGGCAGTTCAGGAAAACTTCCAGCCTCAGGAATCATGATTTTAGGGCAGAAACTGCGAATCTGGCGTTCCATTGACCAAATCCGGGGACAGCTCCATCATTTTTTTGATCAGAAAGTGGAAGAGTATCCGGACATTCAGCCTGAAATACTACGTTCGCGCGAACGCTATGACAGACAATTGAAAATGCTGGACCGTATGCTCTATGGCGAAACCACCACCCTGTCAGATCATCCCCGCATCTATCGGTCGCCAGTGATGCCGCATGCCACAGAACATCAGCGCAGTCTGGTGGATCTTTACAGGACAGATCAGGAAAAACTGCTGGAATTGATGAATCATCTGATTCGAAAAATCACTACGGCCCAGGCGTTGCGTCAACGCCGTAAAAAACATGGAAACATTGATATTAAAAAAACGTTCCGGCACAGCATGCGTTTTGGCGGAATCCCCATCAAACTTCATTATCACGCCCCCAAAAAACACAAAGGGGACTTAGTGATTTTATGTGATGTTTCAGGATCCATGTTTGGCGTGGTTCAAGTGACCTTGAGCCTGATTTATGCTCTGTCCAGTCAGTTCCGCAGAATCCGCAGTTTTGTGTTTTCAGACAACATGGAAGAAATTACCGATTATTTTCATGGATTTTCCTGGGAACAATCACTTCATGCCATCATGGACGCAAAACCACTGAAACAACCGGGACAATCCGACTATGGACAGGCCTTCCGTGATTTTGAGCAGAACCACATGGAACTGATTGGCTCCAGAACCACCGTCATGATTCTGGGCGATGCCCGCAACAACGGCAACATGACTGAACACCATATTCTCGAAAAAATTTATAAAAAAGCCCGCCGGGTGATCTGGCTAAATCCTGAATCCTCCCGACTCTGGAATTCCGGTGACAGCGAAGTCAATACCTATCTGCACTATTGTACTGAATTTCGGGAATGCCGCACCTTTGAACAGCTTGAGGAATTTGTGGAAAGCCTGCGATGA
- a CDS encoding 2OG-Fe(II) oxygenase has translation MACNKQWAQIITDLTVHGWSVQTDFVSRDLVGALKKTAENLWQENEFKKAGVGRQNNYLRNPEIRSDYIFWMDEVQTPDVEEWNHLLDNMKAQLNRELFLGLEEVESMFAIYPPGAFYARHRDRFADNDQRTISCVLYLNETWSGEDGGTLRIHADEKHFVDVPPEAGTCAIFRSDTILHEVLPANRQRFSVTNWFRRRPLL, from the coding sequence ATGGCATGTAACAAACAATGGGCTCAGATCATAACGGATCTGACCGTGCATGGCTGGTCTGTTCAAACAGATTTCGTTTCGAGGGATTTGGTTGGAGCGTTAAAAAAAACAGCAGAGAATTTATGGCAGGAAAATGAATTCAAAAAAGCAGGAGTCGGACGTCAAAATAATTATTTGAGGAATCCTGAAATCCGGAGCGATTATATTTTCTGGATGGATGAGGTTCAGACACCCGATGTAGAGGAATGGAATCATTTACTGGACAACATGAAAGCACAACTGAATCGGGAATTGTTTCTGGGGTTGGAAGAGGTCGAATCCATGTTTGCGATTTATCCGCCTGGTGCCTTTTATGCCAGACACAGAGACAGGTTTGCGGATAATGATCAACGGACGATTTCATGTGTGCTGTATCTCAATGAAACATGGTCCGGAGAAGATGGTGGAACCCTTAGAATTCATGCGGATGAGAAGCATTTTGTTGATGTTCCTCCGGAGGCGGGAACTTGTGCGATTTTTCGCAGTGATACCATTCTTCATGAAGTGCTTCCGGCAAACAGGCAAAGATTCAGTGTCACCAACTGGTTCCGTCGCAGACCTCTGCTGTGA
- a CDS encoding GAF domain-containing protein: MLFDLIRFDYFFPRVFLLLVNACVLFFLASLIIQTGREERKHQLLSIFLIIQTISCLNSAFRHLLISHQLALYIVRGDAMIYLFSIPVGIHFIHKVVGLQNRQWLPRFLYLFILFSLPLVLTPYYIWGIQETPYGLGWRGGWFQKTISLTALLVVCYGTALLIKQLLRNNSVKKQQELWFVLGGFASNAMLQIISAILNTLEIRIYPISDFAFIPMLLMTYGVLRYRFLETQQSWISEKTLAKVMFWFAWMAPLIALVYIALIPEQLLLPDVYDRVIHYGLPSLVTIVTCFGLASFCLSAGFMQMDNRLFGITCLLWGGLGIEMLFHHVLGDATTDLVITRIDHFFLVYQVPVYMHLIYTLIDRQHRKLIVSNYLLSFMLMCTVPTSWYYQDTMRSFSWGWYPVPSWGFLIFSVNSGVMLLWGLFLLWRAWRVDTTSERKQQLGFIFAGISFVALLNLGSALPVFGISLYPPGNFTFLPMFMMAWGIFRHDLLKFNPYTKKRILAKILTGCTWLGYGACVPVLWWTLRDLPPEYILERIIPYGLPPLVSFLCAFTLSFMLLKFAPNQQESQVFNLICLLYGFLNLDIFLNSIVPDSTIGLRLARLNHFFFVLTLGLNLHLLFLLTRRKRHQWLVKVGYAISFMMVPLSQTSWYFQGMYRYEWGFFAQKSVLFDFMSLCWTGGIIYSVIILFKHYHHSVQPFEKHRTLYLLAGWFLSTVMLFGNIPAMHGYEVYPSGNFSFIPLSVMAYGMMVHNLKELLALIRTGAYWILLGIVLVFTMFFLESLLALWHIPTPWSLVLEVMAGLSAYLILKRVLIAVLNVFIPPETVSFQQNFDFLIELLSQSTRYREVFQFVSYSLFNKVSAERCAVLAVSQGRTELSGWDYRSFQTGFFEQANPVYGAEEPLQLSIAHPVFAKIVQRNKIYFQEEIAQKLFLLDILNEAGDRVTQAEIIHPIYYEEQLIGVILLDEKTDGSLFSLMEQDFIHQIGSALGPFLNSIRLTQGLEDKVEERTRQLADAHNEMSHINQVMGLVNSTLNIQDVIMAVMQSLVNVLNFNQCGVFLVDSEKQIMKADVYYGSGVTHEIASQILQVELPFKAYTSYICETCLNQEIYYFSPVTPEMVSCFFQADYNFHQINPVASYLLFPLIIQNKAIGTLVFSHSEEPFSLEEQDLERIQRYVSQVASAVHNAHLYSQLKQTRFQLAESQKIMAMTQTFQKFVPQQFLRRIAGENLEEIALGVAQGDFITVLFSDIRNFTGFSETVTPQELLNFLNAYFQRMSDAIHQCQGFIDKFIGDAIMALFDLPDQTDEQEAVCAIHAAITMQKAVAEYNRHRAQSGYHPVKTGIGIHSGPVVIGTVGSRDRMDSTVLGDTVNVASRLESLTKQYGVPIIVSGHTIKMIHSMKLFSYREIDYIQVRGKSEWVTIYEIFDHDSAEIRELKQKSGTHLQMGLAHRYVQDWASAEHHFQQALQIYPEDPVARYHHNQWQQQLETLSPQTPLVQ, translated from the coding sequence ATGTTGTTTGACCTCATACGCTTTGATTATTTTTTCCCTCGGGTGTTTCTCCTGCTGGTGAATGCCTGTGTGTTATTTTTTCTGGCCTCCCTGATCATCCAGACGGGGAGGGAAGAACGAAAACATCAGTTGCTCAGCATTTTCCTGATCATCCAGACAATTTCCTGTCTTAATTCTGCGTTTCGCCATCTGCTGATATCCCATCAACTGGCATTATACATTGTCAGGGGCGATGCCATGATTTATCTGTTCAGCATTCCTGTCGGAATTCATTTTATTCATAAAGTCGTGGGCCTTCAGAATCGTCAATGGCTACCCCGATTCCTGTATCTGTTTATTTTATTTTCATTGCCGCTGGTTTTGACCCCGTATTATATTTGGGGAATACAGGAAACTCCCTATGGTCTGGGATGGAGGGGCGGATGGTTTCAAAAAACAATTAGCCTCACAGCGTTGCTGGTCGTGTGTTATGGAACCGCATTGCTGATCAAACAGTTACTGCGTAACAATTCGGTCAAAAAACAGCAGGAGTTGTGGTTTGTTCTGGGTGGGTTTGCCTCAAATGCCATGTTGCAGATCATCTCTGCCATTCTGAATACTCTGGAGATTCGTATTTATCCGATTTCAGATTTTGCTTTTATTCCAATGCTACTGATGACCTACGGCGTCCTGCGTTACCGTTTTCTGGAAACACAACAAAGCTGGATTTCAGAAAAAACACTGGCAAAAGTCATGTTCTGGTTTGCGTGGATGGCGCCATTGATAGCGCTGGTTTACATCGCGCTGATTCCTGAACAATTGCTTCTGCCGGATGTCTATGATCGGGTGATTCATTATGGATTGCCTTCGCTGGTGACCATTGTGACCTGTTTCGGACTGGCCTCATTTTGTTTGTCCGCGGGTTTCATGCAGATGGATAACCGGTTGTTCGGAATTACATGCCTGCTCTGGGGAGGACTGGGCATTGAGATGCTGTTTCATCATGTCCTGGGCGATGCGACGACAGACCTTGTCATCACAAGGATTGATCATTTTTTTCTGGTTTATCAGGTGCCGGTTTATATGCATCTGATCTATACGCTCATCGACAGGCAACACCGGAAATTGATCGTGTCCAATTATCTGCTGTCTTTTATGCTCATGTGCACGGTTCCTACATCCTGGTATTATCAGGATACAATGCGCTCGTTTTCCTGGGGATGGTATCCCGTTCCCTCCTGGGGATTTCTGATTTTTTCAGTCAATTCAGGAGTCATGTTGCTCTGGGGCCTGTTTTTGCTGTGGCGTGCATGGCGGGTGGACACAACTTCAGAACGAAAACAGCAGTTGGGTTTTATCTTTGCGGGGATTTCCTTTGTGGCGCTCCTCAATCTGGGCAGTGCGTTGCCTGTTTTCGGTATTTCGCTGTATCCACCCGGAAATTTTACCTTTCTTCCCATGTTCATGATGGCCTGGGGAATATTTCGTCATGATCTGCTTAAATTCAATCCGTATACAAAAAAAAGGATACTCGCAAAAATTCTCACGGGTTGTACCTGGCTGGGATATGGTGCCTGTGTTCCTGTGTTGTGGTGGACGTTACGGGATCTTCCACCGGAATACATCCTGGAGCGCATCATTCCTTATGGTTTGCCGCCGCTTGTTTCGTTTCTGTGCGCGTTCACACTTTCATTCATGTTGCTTAAATTCGCGCCCAATCAGCAGGAAAGTCAGGTGTTCAACCTGATTTGTCTGTTGTATGGCTTTCTGAATCTTGATATTTTTCTGAACAGCATTGTGCCTGATAGTACCATTGGTCTCCGTCTGGCACGGTTGAATCACTTTTTTTTCGTGCTCACGTTAGGTCTCAATCTGCATTTGCTGTTTCTGCTGACCAGGCGCAAACGGCATCAATGGCTGGTAAAAGTCGGTTATGCCATCAGTTTCATGATGGTGCCTCTCAGCCAGACATCCTGGTATTTTCAGGGGATGTACCGTTATGAATGGGGATTTTTCGCCCAAAAATCAGTTCTGTTTGACTTCATGAGTCTCTGCTGGACCGGGGGAATTATCTACAGTGTCATCATTCTGTTCAAGCACTACCATCACAGTGTTCAACCGTTTGAGAAGCATCGTACACTCTATTTGCTGGCAGGATGGTTTCTGTCGACAGTGATGCTGTTCGGCAATATTCCCGCAATGCATGGCTATGAAGTGTATCCTTCGGGGAATTTTTCTTTCATTCCGTTATCTGTCATGGCTTATGGCATGATGGTGCACAACCTCAAGGAATTGCTCGCCCTCATCCGTACAGGAGCCTATTGGATTCTGCTTGGGATTGTATTGGTTTTCACCATGTTCTTTCTGGAGAGCCTTCTTGCTTTGTGGCATATTCCGACGCCATGGAGTCTGGTTCTGGAAGTCATGGCCGGTCTGAGTGCTTATCTTATTCTCAAGCGGGTTCTGATCGCTGTATTGAACGTGTTTATTCCCCCCGAAACAGTGTCTTTTCAACAAAATTTTGATTTTCTGATAGAACTGCTTTCACAGTCCACCCGTTATCGGGAAGTGTTTCAGTTTGTGAGTTATTCCCTGTTTAACAAGGTATCCGCTGAACGCTGTGCGGTTTTGGCTGTTTCTCAAGGTCGGACAGAACTTTCGGGTTGGGACTACCGGAGTTTCCAGACAGGTTTTTTTGAGCAGGCCAACCCGGTGTACGGAGCCGAAGAACCCTTGCAATTGAGCATCGCACACCCTGTTTTCGCTAAAATTGTACAGCGAAACAAAATTTATTTTCAGGAGGAAATCGCACAGAAATTATTCCTCCTGGACATTCTCAATGAGGCAGGGGACAGAGTGACGCAGGCGGAGATCATTCATCCCATTTACTATGAAGAGCAACTCATTGGTGTGATTCTGCTGGATGAGAAAACAGATGGATCGCTGTTTTCGTTGATGGAACAAGATTTTATCCATCAGATCGGCAGTGCCCTGGGCCCCTTTCTCAACAGTATCCGTCTGACTCAGGGGTTGGAAGACAAAGTAGAGGAAAGAACCCGACAACTGGCTGATGCTCACAACGAAATGTCACATATCAATCAGGTCATGGGTCTGGTCAATTCCACACTGAATATCCAGGATGTGATCATGGCTGTCATGCAATCCCTGGTCAATGTGTTGAATTTCAACCAGTGCGGTGTGTTTCTGGTGGACTCCGAAAAACAGATCATGAAAGCGGATGTTTATTACGGATCAGGAGTGACTCATGAAATAGCCAGTCAGATTCTGCAAGTGGAATTACCTTTCAAGGCTTATACAAGCTATATTTGTGAAACCTGCCTGAATCAGGAAATTTATTATTTTTCCCCTGTCACTCCTGAAATGGTTTCATGCTTTTTTCAGGCGGATTACAATTTTCATCAAATAAATCCTGTCGCCTCCTATCTTCTGTTTCCTTTAATCATCCAGAACAAAGCCATCGGCACACTGGTGTTTTCGCACTCAGAGGAACCTTTTTCTCTTGAGGAGCAGGATCTTGAACGAATCCAGCGGTATGTGTCCCAGGTTGCGTCGGCGGTGCACAACGCTCACTTGTATTCGCAACTGAAGCAAACCAGGTTTCAACTGGCGGAATCCCAAAAAATCATGGCGATGACACAGACCTTTCAAAAATTTGTACCACAGCAGTTTTTGCGCAGAATTGCTGGTGAAAACCTCGAAGAAATCGCGCTGGGTGTTGCTCAAGGTGATTTTATTACGGTGCTGTTTTCCGATATCCGGAATTTTACAGGTTTTTCAGAAACGGTCACGCCTCAGGAATTGCTGAATTTTCTCAATGCCTATTTTCAGCGAATGAGTGACGCAATTCATCAGTGTCAGGGATTCATTGACAAATTCATTGGTGACGCGATCATGGCCTTGTTTGATTTGCCCGACCAAACAGATGAACAGGAAGCCGTTTGCGCCATTCATGCGGCAATCACCATGCAGAAAGCGGTTGCGGAATATAACCGGCACCGGGCGCAATCAGGGTATCATCCCGTCAAAACCGGAATCGGGATCCATAGTGGTCCTGTGGTGATTGGAACAGTAGGATCCCGTGACAGGATGGACAGCACAGTATTGGGGGACACGGTCAATGTGGCCTCACGTCTGGAAAGTCTGACCAAACAATATGGTGTGCCCATCATCGTCAGCGGCCATACCATAAAAATGATCCACTCCATGAAATTGTTCAGTTACAGGGAAATTGATTATATTCAGGTTCGGGGAAAATCAGAGTGGGTGACCATTTATGAGATTTTTGACCATGATTCTGCTGAAATTCGGGAACTCAAACAAAAATCCGGAACGCATCTTCAGATGGGCTTAGCCCATCGATACGTTCAGGATTGGGCCTCCGCAGAACACCATTTCCAACAGGCACTCCAGATTTATCCGGAAGACCCGGTGGCCAGGTATCATCACAATCAATGGCAACAGCAACTAGAGACGCTGTCGCCTCAAACGCCGCTTGTGCAGTGA